One genomic segment of Ferrimonas sp. YFM includes these proteins:
- the xseA gene encoding exodeoxyribonuclease VII large subunit, which translates to MSNQILTVSALNRQLKATLEQQWGRVWLTGEISNLATPSSGHWYFTLKDERSQLRCAMFRGRNNRVTFRPRDGMQVLVRAQVTLYEPRGDMQLLVDSMQPAGDGLLKQQFEELKMRLAAEGLFASGAKQPLPDPIQTLGIITSPTGAAIHDVLSVLKRRNPALKVILYPTQVQGREAIPSLCRAIEVANERDEVDCLLLTRGGGSLEDLWCFNEEAVARAVFASRLPIVSAVGHEVDVTIADFVADLRAPTPSAAAEMLSGDQRHQRQAIANLQHRLNHAIGRTLQQQHSRLSLLDSRLAAAHPSRQLATLSQRLDEQQLRLHHAMSQKLAQENRRLDNLTTRLQAWQPQRQVRQRQELLTSLSQRLQRGMSSLTERKNQQLAAQAQALNAISPLAVLGRGYAILQDESGKALTDASQVQVGDSLNARLHRGELSLKVEGTTPAAD; encoded by the coding sequence TTGTCAAATCAGATCCTTACCGTCTCTGCCCTCAACCGTCAGCTCAAGGCCACATTGGAGCAACAGTGGGGACGGGTTTGGCTCACTGGCGAGATCTCCAACCTGGCCACCCCCTCCTCCGGACACTGGTATTTCACCCTGAAAGATGAGCGCAGTCAGCTGCGTTGTGCCATGTTCCGTGGACGCAACAACAGGGTGACCTTCCGCCCCAGAGATGGCATGCAGGTGCTGGTTCGGGCCCAGGTGACCCTGTATGAACCCAGGGGCGACATGCAGCTGCTGGTGGACAGCATGCAACCGGCGGGAGACGGGTTGCTGAAACAGCAGTTTGAAGAGCTGAAAATGCGCCTGGCCGCCGAAGGGTTGTTTGCCTCCGGTGCCAAGCAGCCCCTGCCGGATCCCATCCAGACCCTGGGGATCATCACCAGCCCCACCGGCGCCGCCATCCACGATGTGCTGTCGGTGCTTAAGCGGCGCAACCCGGCGCTCAAGGTGATCCTCTATCCCACCCAGGTTCAGGGCCGTGAAGCGATTCCCAGCCTGTGCCGGGCCATCGAGGTGGCCAATGAGCGGGACGAGGTGGACTGCCTGCTGCTGACCCGGGGCGGAGGCTCTTTGGAGGATCTCTGGTGCTTCAATGAGGAGGCGGTGGCCCGGGCGGTGTTCGCCTCACGTCTGCCCATCGTCTCCGCCGTGGGCCACGAAGTGGACGTCACCATCGCCGATTTTGTGGCGGATCTGCGCGCCCCCACCCCCTCGGCGGCGGCAGAGATGCTCTCCGGGGATCAGCGCCATCAGCGCCAGGCGATCGCCAACCTTCAGCATCGCCTGAATCACGCCATAGGCCGGACCCTGCAACAGCAGCACAGCCGCCTCTCCCTGCTGGACTCCCGCCTGGCAGCGGCCCACCCCAGCCGGCAACTGGCCACCCTCAGCCAACGGCTGGATGAGCAGCAACTCAGGCTGCACCACGCCATGAGCCAGAAGTTGGCCCAGGAAAACCGGCGTCTGGATAATCTGACCACCCGGCTGCAGGCCTGGCAGCCACAACGCCAGGTTCGCCAGCGCCAAGAGCTACTGACCAGCCTGTCACAACGGCTGCAGCGCGGCATGAGTTCCCTGACCGAGCGCAAGAACCAGCAGCTGGCCGCCCAGGCTCAGGCCCTCAATGCCATCAGTCCCCTGGCAGTACTGGGACGCGGCTACGCCATCTTGCAGGATGAGTCGGGCAAGGCGCTCACCGACGCCAGTCAGGTGCAGGTTGGCGACAGCCTTAACGCCCGGCTGCACCGGGGAGAACTCAGCCTCAAGGTCGAGGGCACCACTCCTGCTGCAGACTGA
- a CDS encoding DUF4402 domain-containing protein, with translation MKKIAIISVLAAGVSTLAVAQEFTATFNLIQPVDIAETTQLDFGNVKLGNNITCTLAPADGAASGDACLSSSGTAGVFTISGDANRNVAVTLNDGSGSGVTFAPAASQSFDSAVALDGDGKLVFNLGGTLTVSDTASAGAGSVTYTIDVAYQ, from the coding sequence ATGAAAAAAATTGCCATTATCTCTGTACTGGCTGCAGGCGTCTCTACCCTGGCCGTGGCCCAGGAGTTCACCGCCACCTTCAATCTGATCCAACCCGTGGACATCGCCGAAACCACTCAGCTGGACTTCGGTAACGTCAAACTAGGCAACAACATCACCTGTACCCTGGCTCCGGCCGACGGCGCCGCCAGCGGCGATGCCTGCCTGAGCAGCAGCGGTACCGCCGGCGTCTTCACCATCTCAGGAGACGCCAATCGCAACGTGGCCGTTACCCTCAACGACGGCAGCGGCAGCGGCGTGACCTTCGCCCCCGCGGCCAGCCAGAGCTTCGATTCTGCCGTTGCCCTCGATGGCGATGGGAAGCTGGTCTTCAATCTTGGCGGCACCCTGACCGTCAGCGATACCGCCAGCGCCGGTGCCGGCAGCGTCACCTACACCATCGACGTGGCTTACCAGTAA
- a CDS encoding carboxypeptidase-like regulatory domain-containing protein — MRFLLLLTLLAALPYQTAYGDVEEATPLVLQLVYRGELLSEDLLAYESEGRLHLPLQQLADLLLMPLLVDVEHGRAEGSLSSPADRFRLEGRRMVRSGYPDISLTSLINDGWDLFVPADQLGPMWQLTLNFSPQNQTLHLSAADLLPLDKVWQRQQRLTLLQQQQDRNTSGQPVYTSPYARIGDPALHNQLSLIRSKGDAQASLLLDGVSDLAHHQAQFNLQLDDQTQRLRASIQRRWDLPWLSQYRLGSITGPNTPLVGRGELGWGMDLRQGESLQSDQFITTVLEGPAPPGWDAELYRDGDLIDAQRIGSQGRYRFDNVALYLGQNRFRILLYGPNGEERQLSLTHPLDGSQLAPGKSGSRLTALTWEHGGGSEAQLEWGYGLSEALSLQLGHHYLQAPNLVTDHYSSLALVGQLGGVLAQVRGIKQWQGGEALALALQGDTGNWQWQLSGAHYQDYLSAVHRQRQLRHEWLLRANGRLEDLSWRLEVGTDAYSNGDQHRAALTLNGQWRQSSWSHALTWRDFQEHSLQQQLALSGRLEQWRVRGYADLQWQPSARLQRLGVNLNYPLEQRLAGQSELILLPRQPQQWQFNQTLNLSLDSLLLSLGVSVSGDQDYQARLELSHGLLWDRQQDNWHWYADDPTREGDLALSVFWDRNGNGQREPDEPPVDGVRFRCTGRSEGGRTDREGRLLLQGLPADSDLMLQLDESSLADPFMISPFTQRQLRLHAGHIERLNVPMVMGSEVEGEVMLSVPDQDSRPAAGLAISLEEGDGTRVAQTRVDYDGLFLLQGIRPGRYQLRIQQRLYPIDLSPEGEILNLGRLYLPQTSQIQPE; from the coding sequence ATGCGTTTTCTCCTGCTGCTGACGCTGCTGGCTGCCCTGCCCTACCAAACGGCTTATGGGGACGTTGAGGAGGCCACACCTCTGGTGTTGCAACTGGTCTATCGGGGCGAGCTGCTCTCAGAAGATCTGCTGGCCTACGAATCAGAGGGCCGCCTCCATCTGCCGCTGCAGCAACTGGCCGATCTGCTGCTGATGCCGCTGCTGGTGGACGTGGAGCATGGCCGGGCCGAGGGCAGCCTGAGCAGCCCTGCGGACCGGTTTCGTCTGGAGGGCCGGCGGATGGTCCGCTCAGGCTATCCGGACATCAGCCTGACCAGCCTGATCAACGATGGCTGGGATCTGTTCGTGCCCGCAGACCAGTTGGGGCCGATGTGGCAACTGACCCTGAACTTCTCCCCCCAGAACCAGACCCTGCACCTCTCTGCCGCCGACCTGCTGCCCCTGGACAAGGTCTGGCAGCGGCAGCAACGTCTGACCCTTTTGCAACAGCAGCAGGATCGCAACACCTCCGGACAGCCTGTGTATACCAGCCCCTACGCCCGAATCGGTGACCCCGCCCTGCACAATCAGCTGAGTCTTATACGCAGTAAGGGTGACGCCCAGGCCAGCCTGCTGCTCGATGGTGTCAGCGATCTGGCCCATCATCAGGCCCAGTTCAACCTGCAACTGGATGACCAGACCCAGAGGTTGAGAGCCTCGATTCAGCGCCGCTGGGATCTGCCCTGGCTGAGCCAGTATCGGCTGGGCTCGATCACCGGGCCCAATACCCCATTAGTAGGCCGGGGCGAGCTGGGGTGGGGCATGGACCTTCGCCAGGGGGAAAGCCTGCAATCGGATCAATTCATCACTACGGTGCTGGAAGGGCCTGCACCGCCCGGCTGGGATGCAGAGCTCTATCGGGACGGGGACCTTATCGATGCCCAGCGCATCGGATCCCAAGGTCGCTACCGGTTCGACAATGTGGCCCTCTACCTGGGGCAGAACCGGTTTCGGATCCTGCTCTACGGCCCCAACGGTGAGGAGCGTCAGTTAAGCCTTACTCACCCCCTGGACGGCAGCCAGCTGGCTCCTGGAAAGAGTGGCAGCCGGCTGACTGCCCTGACCTGGGAGCACGGTGGTGGCAGCGAGGCGCAACTGGAGTGGGGCTATGGCCTGTCTGAAGCATTGAGCCTGCAGCTGGGCCACCACTATCTGCAGGCACCGAACCTGGTCACAGACCATTACTCCAGCCTGGCCCTGGTCGGCCAGTTGGGCGGTGTGCTTGCTCAGGTTCGCGGCATCAAGCAGTGGCAGGGTGGCGAGGCCCTGGCTCTGGCCCTGCAGGGTGACACAGGAAACTGGCAGTGGCAGCTCAGTGGTGCCCACTACCAGGACTACCTCAGCGCCGTCCACCGTCAGCGACAGCTGCGTCATGAATGGCTGCTGAGAGCCAATGGCCGCCTGGAGGATCTCAGCTGGCGACTCGAGGTGGGCACCGATGCCTATAGCAACGGCGATCAGCACCGGGCGGCCCTGACCCTCAATGGCCAGTGGCGCCAGAGCAGCTGGAGTCATGCCCTCACCTGGCGCGATTTTCAGGAGCACAGCCTGCAGCAGCAACTGGCCCTCTCCGGACGGCTGGAACAATGGCGGGTCCGCGGTTACGCCGATCTTCAGTGGCAGCCCAGCGCCCGTCTTCAACGGCTGGGGGTCAACCTCAACTACCCGCTGGAGCAGCGCCTCGCCGGCCAGAGTGAGCTGATTCTGCTGCCCAGGCAGCCCCAGCAGTGGCAGTTCAATCAGACCCTCAACCTGTCGCTGGATTCACTGCTCCTCAGCCTAGGCGTCAGCGTCTCCGGGGATCAGGACTATCAGGCTCGGTTGGAGTTGTCCCACGGCCTGCTGTGGGACAGGCAGCAGGACAACTGGCATTGGTACGCCGACGACCCCACCCGGGAGGGAGACCTTGCCCTCAGCGTCTTCTGGGACCGCAACGGCAATGGTCAGCGGGAACCGGACGAACCGCCGGTGGACGGCGTGCGGTTTCGCTGCACCGGACGCAGCGAAGGGGGTCGCACCGACAGAGAGGGGCGGCTGCTGCTGCAAGGCCTGCCCGCAGACAGCGATCTGATGCTGCAACTGGACGAATCCAGCCTGGCGGATCCCTTTATGATCTCCCCTTTCACTCAGAGGCAGCTGCGCCTGCACGCCGGCCACATCGAACGGCTGAATGTCCCCATGGTGATGGGCAGTGAGGTGGAGGGTGAGGTGATGCTGAGTGTGCCGGATCAGGACAGTCGCCCCGCCGCCGGGCTGGCCATCAGCCTGGAGGAGGGGGACGGCACCAGGGTGGCCCAGACCCGGGTGGATTATGACGGCTTGTTCCTGCTTCAGGGGATACGACCGGGCCGGTACCAATTGAGGATTCAGCAGCGCCTCTACCCCATCGACCTGTCGCCCGAGGGGGAGATCCTCAATCTGGGTCGCCTCTACCTGCCACAGACATCACAGATTCAGCCCGAGTAA
- the der gene encoding ribosome biogenesis GTPase Der encodes MMPVVALVGRPNVGKSTLFNRLTRTRDALVADFPGLTRDRKYGRSNVGEHEFIVVDTGGIDGTEEGIETKMAEQSLAAIEEADVVLFLVDARAGLTVADEAIAQHLRSNEKPVFLVANKTDGIDADSACGEFYSLGLGEIHQIAAAQNRGISALIYRALEPFVEQFAGEHGEADEEDGEEAFFDEAAEEQNLTEEDAEAQAKRLQDQPIKLAIVGRPNVGKSTLTNRILGEERVVVYDMPGTTRDSVFIPMERDDREYVLIDTAGVRRRGKVHETVEKFSVIKTLKAIEEANVVLLTIDAREGISDQDLSLLGFVLNAGRALVLAVNKWDGLSNDVKEDIKRELDRRLGFIDFARVHFISALHGTGVGHLFESVQEAYASATQRHSTSLLTKVMKMAVDDHQPPMSHGRRIKLKYAHPGGYNPPIVVVHGNQVKNLPDSYKRYLMNYYRKSLKIMGSPIRIQFQEGENPFDNRRKRLSGEDLKQRRRVLGHLKNRR; translated from the coding sequence ATGATGCCAGTGGTAGCCCTGGTTGGGCGTCCGAATGTGGGCAAATCGACCCTGTTTAACCGCCTTACCCGTACCCGGGATGCCCTGGTGGCGGACTTCCCCGGTCTCACCCGGGACCGCAAGTATGGCCGCTCCAATGTGGGCGAGCATGAATTCATCGTTGTGGATACCGGTGGTATCGATGGCACCGAAGAGGGGATCGAGACCAAGATGGCCGAGCAGTCCCTGGCGGCCATCGAGGAAGCGGATGTGGTGCTGTTCCTGGTGGATGCCCGGGCCGGACTGACCGTGGCCGACGAGGCGATCGCCCAGCACCTGCGCAGCAATGAGAAGCCGGTGTTCCTGGTGGCCAACAAGACCGACGGCATCGACGCCGACTCCGCCTGTGGTGAGTTCTACTCCCTGGGACTGGGGGAGATCCATCAGATCGCCGCCGCCCAGAACCGCGGCATCAGTGCCCTGATTTACCGCGCCCTGGAGCCTTTTGTGGAGCAGTTCGCCGGTGAACACGGTGAGGCCGATGAAGAGGACGGTGAAGAGGCGTTCTTCGACGAGGCTGCGGAAGAGCAGAACCTGACCGAAGAGGACGCCGAGGCCCAGGCCAAGCGTCTGCAGGATCAGCCCATCAAGCTGGCCATCGTCGGCCGTCCCAACGTGGGCAAGTCCACCCTGACCAACCGCATCCTCGGCGAGGAGCGGGTGGTGGTGTACGACATGCCCGGCACCACCCGTGATTCGGTGTTCATTCCCATGGAGCGCGACGACCGGGAGTACGTGTTGATCGACACCGCCGGGGTGCGCCGTCGTGGCAAGGTTCATGAGACCGTAGAGAAGTTCTCCGTCATCAAGACCCTGAAGGCCATCGAAGAGGCCAACGTGGTATTGCTGACCATCGACGCCCGAGAGGGGATCTCCGATCAGGATCTCTCCCTGCTGGGCTTCGTGCTCAACGCCGGCCGGGCCCTGGTACTGGCGGTGAACAAGTGGGATGGCCTCTCCAACGACGTCAAAGAGGATATCAAGCGGGAGCTGGATCGCCGTCTGGGCTTCATCGACTTTGCCCGGGTGCACTTCATCTCCGCCTTGCATGGCACAGGTGTGGGTCACCTGTTTGAGTCGGTGCAGGAAGCCTATGCCAGCGCCACCCAGCGTCACAGCACTTCTCTGCTGACCAAGGTCATGAAGATGGCGGTGGACGATCACCAGCCGCCCATGTCCCACGGTCGCCGCATCAAGCTGAAGTACGCCCATCCGGGCGGCTACAACCCGCCCATCGTGGTGGTGCACGGCAACCAGGTGAAGAACCTGCCGGATTCCTACAAGCGCTACCTGATGAACTACTACCGTAAGTCGCTGAAGATCATGGGCAGCCCCATCCGCATTCAGTTCCAGGAGGGGGAGAACCCCTTCGACAACCGTCGCAAACGTTTGAGTGGTGAAGATCTCAAGCAGCGCAGACGGGTGCTGGGTCACCTGAAGAACCGTCGCTGA
- the bamB gene encoding outer membrane protein assembly factor BamB translates to MVKAGKGWLAGLMVLALMGCASSDDDVKIEISPLPELDSSVATTVVWDTGAGDGIGEYWSSLSPEVAYGKVFVAERFGLITAFDQENGKELWQQNLRRVFATGALKKNNGARLSAGLSSGFDKVFVGSENGVLFALDQNSGEVLWQAQTRGELLSDPTVVDAKVVVNTGAGKVQAFDVESGEELWTYELTLPSLVLRGTSAAATTQGAAFVGTADGKLAAIFAQQGAPIWEAKLAEASGSNELDRMVDSDAKPLVLGTTLYASAFNGNLAAVEVRSGQIKWKRQYSSYTPMDLEGNDLYLTASDGTIYSVNRLNGLETWANSELTGRLVTGPAVLGDYLLVGDFEGYLHILDRETGKLVGRRQIDGSGLYSQPRVEGNKVFLQTRSGRIAVVTIG, encoded by the coding sequence ATGGTGAAGGCAGGAAAAGGATGGCTGGCCGGACTGATGGTCCTGGCTCTGATGGGCTGTGCCTCCAGTGATGACGACGTCAAGATAGAGATCTCGCCGCTGCCGGAGCTCGACTCCAGCGTGGCCACCACCGTGGTTTGGGACACAGGTGCCGGCGACGGCATTGGTGAGTATTGGTCCAGCCTGTCCCCCGAAGTGGCCTATGGCAAGGTATTCGTGGCAGAGCGTTTCGGCCTGATCACCGCCTTTGACCAGGAGAACGGCAAGGAGCTGTGGCAGCAGAATCTGCGTCGCGTCTTCGCCACCGGTGCTCTGAAGAAGAACAACGGTGCCCGTCTCTCCGCCGGCCTGAGCAGTGGCTTCGACAAGGTGTTTGTCGGCAGCGAAAACGGCGTGCTGTTTGCTCTGGACCAGAACAGTGGCGAGGTACTGTGGCAGGCCCAGACCCGGGGTGAGCTGCTGTCCGACCCCACTGTGGTGGATGCCAAGGTGGTTGTGAATACCGGTGCCGGTAAGGTGCAGGCGTTTGATGTGGAGTCCGGCGAAGAGCTGTGGACCTACGAACTGACCCTGCCCTCCCTGGTGCTGCGCGGCACCAGTGCCGCCGCCACCACTCAGGGTGCGGCCTTCGTGGGCACCGCCGACGGTAAGCTGGCGGCGATCTTCGCCCAGCAGGGGGCGCCCATCTGGGAAGCCAAGCTGGCGGAAGCCTCTGGCTCCAATGAATTGGATCGCATGGTGGACTCCGATGCCAAGCCTCTGGTGCTGGGGACCACCCTGTACGCCAGCGCCTTTAACGGCAACCTGGCGGCGGTCGAGGTGCGCTCCGGTCAGATCAAGTGGAAGCGTCAGTACTCCAGCTATACTCCCATGGATCTGGAGGGCAACGACCTCTACCTGACCGCCAGTGACGGCACCATCTACTCGGTGAACCGCCTCAATGGTCTGGAGACCTGGGCCAACTCCGAACTGACCGGTCGACTGGTGACCGGCCCCGCGGTGCTGGGAGACTATCTGCTGGTGGGCGACTTCGAAGGCTACCTGCATATCCTTGACCGGGAAACCGGTAAATTGGTGGGGCGTCGTCAGATCGACGGCTCCGGCCTCTACAGCCAGCCGAGGGTCGAAGGGAACAAGGTGTTCCTGCAGACACGAAGTGGTCGCATCGCCGTGGTGACAATAGGCTAA
- a CDS encoding tetratricopeptide repeat protein, which produces MEIYSTEEQQVEAIKSFWKEYGNSIIGGAAIGLAALFGWNTYQEYQVGQEEAASAAFDATVEKAGARDTLAAAVDELKLSHGDSAYADLASLMLAKAAADAGDLTQAEQRLSDVAAGIDADIKPLVDLRLARVQLALGKSDEALATLNTITGEAFAGQRDELKGDLLKQKGDLQGARDAYQAALTAGSRSPALQMKLDDLAN; this is translated from the coding sequence GTGGAAATCTACAGCACCGAAGAACAACAGGTAGAAGCGATTAAGTCGTTTTGGAAGGAGTATGGTAACTCCATCATCGGCGGCGCCGCCATTGGTCTGGCCGCCCTGTTCGGCTGGAACACCTACCAGGAGTACCAGGTAGGCCAGGAGGAGGCCGCTTCTGCCGCATTCGATGCCACCGTGGAAAAAGCCGGTGCCCGAGACACCCTGGCTGCCGCCGTGGATGAACTGAAGCTGAGCCACGGCGATTCCGCCTATGCGGACCTGGCCTCGCTGATGCTGGCCAAAGCCGCCGCCGACGCCGGTGACCTGACTCAGGCCGAGCAGCGCCTGAGTGATGTGGCCGCCGGCATCGATGCCGACATCAAGCCCCTGGTGGACCTGCGTCTGGCCCGGGTGCAGCTGGCTCTGGGCAAGAGCGATGAGGCCCTGGCGACCCTGAACACCATCACAGGTGAGGCGTTTGCCGGCCAGCGTGATGAGCTCAAGGGCGATCTGCTGAAGCAGAAAGGTGACCTGCAGGGAGCCCGTGACGCTTACCAGGCGGCCCTGACCGCTGGCAGCCGCAGCCCTGCGCTGCAGATGAAGCTCGACGACCTGGCAAACTGA
- the hisS gene encoding histidine--tRNA ligase, translated as MSKQIQAIRGMNDCLPGESAKWQWVEAALRDTVASYGYQEIRTPIVEMTGLFKRAIGEVTDIVEKEMYTFEDRNGDSLTLRPEGTASTVRAGNEHGLLYNQEQRLWYMGPMFRHERPQKGRYRQFHQFGVEVYGIGSADADAEVLMMSARLWERLGIAETVRLEINTLGTSEERAAYRDALVAFLEQHKETLDEDSQRRMYTNPLRVLDSKNQQVQALLADAPALMDHLGEESKAHFSLLCELLDGAGIQYTVNPRLVRGLDYYNHTVFEWITDSLGAQGTVLAGGRYDGLVGQLGGKDTPAVGFASGIERLVLLLDTLGKFDALPAPVDLYVCAMGAGTLGSAMALADDLRRDTDLAVMMHCGGGNFKKQMKRADKSGATVALIIGEDELQQGVVTVKPLRAGGEQRQVSREELASLLPSLVNA; from the coding sequence GTGAGTAAACAGATTCAAGCCATTCGCGGCATGAACGATTGCCTCCCAGGCGAGAGCGCTAAGTGGCAGTGGGTGGAAGCGGCCCTGCGTGACACCGTGGCCAGCTACGGTTATCAGGAGATCCGCACCCCCATCGTAGAGATGACCGGCCTGTTCAAGCGCGCCATTGGTGAGGTGACCGACATTGTCGAGAAGGAGATGTACACCTTCGAAGATCGCAATGGCGACTCCCTGACTCTGCGCCCCGAAGGCACCGCCTCCACCGTGCGTGCGGGTAACGAGCATGGCCTGCTGTACAACCAGGAGCAGCGCCTGTGGTACATGGGTCCCATGTTCCGTCATGAGCGTCCTCAGAAGGGGCGCTATCGTCAATTCCACCAGTTTGGTGTGGAGGTCTATGGCATCGGCAGCGCCGACGCCGACGCGGAAGTGCTGATGATGTCCGCCCGCCTGTGGGAGCGTCTGGGCATTGCCGAGACCGTGCGTCTGGAGATCAACACCCTGGGCACCAGCGAGGAGCGCGCCGCCTATCGCGATGCCCTGGTGGCCTTCCTGGAGCAGCACAAAGAGACCCTGGACGAAGACAGCCAGCGTCGCATGTACACCAACCCGCTGCGGGTGTTGGACAGCAAGAACCAGCAAGTACAAGCGCTGCTGGCGGACGCTCCGGCCCTGATGGATCACCTGGGTGAAGAGTCCAAGGCACATTTTTCACTTTTGTGTGAACTGCTGGACGGCGCCGGCATCCAATACACGGTAAACCCTCGACTGGTGCGTGGTCTGGACTACTACAACCACACCGTGTTCGAGTGGATCACCGACAGCCTGGGCGCCCAGGGTACCGTACTGGCCGGTGGCCGCTACGACGGCCTGGTGGGCCAGCTCGGTGGCAAAGACACCCCGGCCGTGGGCTTCGCGTCAGGCATCGAACGCCTGGTACTGTTGCTGGACACCCTGGGCAAGTTTGATGCCCTGCCTGCCCCGGTGGACCTCTATGTGTGCGCCATGGGCGCCGGCACCCTGGGCAGCGCCATGGCCCTGGCGGATGATCTGCGCCGGGACACCGACCTGGCAGTGATGATGCACTGCGGTGGCGGCAACTTTAAGAAACAGATGAAACGCGCCGACAAGAGTGGTGCCACCGTGGCACTGATCATCGGCGAAGACGAATTACAACAGGGCGTGGTGACGGTAAAACCGCTTCGCGCCGGGGGCGAACAGCGTCAGGTCAGCCGGGAAGAGCTGGCCAGTCTGTTGCCCTCTTTGGTGAACGCTTAA
- the ispG gene encoding flavodoxin-dependent (E)-4-hydroxy-3-methylbut-2-enyl-diphosphate synthase has translation MQHESPIKRRPTRQVMVGNVPVGGGAPISVQSMTNTRTTDVDATVAQIQAIERAGADIVRVSVPTMEAAEAFKLIKAQTTIPLVADIHFDYRIALKVAEYGADCLRINPGNIGNEERIRAVVDAARERNIPIRIGVNAGSLERDIQEKYGEPTPAALVESAMRHVKILQDLDFHNFKVSVKASDVFLAVDAYRLLSDAIEQPIHLGITEAGGQRAGAVKSAIGLGLLLNEGIGDTLRVSLAADPVEEVKVGFDILKSLRIRSRGINFIACPSCSRQEFDVIGTVNALEQRLEDVTTALDVSIIGCVVNGPGEALVSDLGLAGSNRKSGFYLGGERQKERLDNDQLVELLEERIRKQAAIKEQQIAVKEVKE, from the coding sequence ATGCAACACGAATCTCCCATTAAGCGTCGCCCCACTCGCCAGGTCATGGTGGGTAATGTGCCCGTGGGTGGCGGAGCCCCCATCTCGGTGCAGTCGATGACCAACACCCGCACCACAGATGTGGATGCCACTGTGGCACAGATTCAAGCCATTGAGCGCGCCGGTGCCGACATCGTCCGGGTCTCCGTACCCACTATGGAGGCGGCCGAGGCGTTCAAGTTGATCAAGGCGCAGACCACCATTCCTCTGGTGGCAGACATCCATTTCGATTACCGCATCGCCCTCAAGGTGGCGGAGTACGGTGCCGACTGCCTGAGGATCAATCCGGGCAACATCGGTAACGAAGAGCGGATCCGGGCGGTGGTGGACGCTGCCCGTGAGCGCAACATCCCCATCCGCATCGGCGTGAATGCCGGGTCCCTGGAGCGTGACATCCAGGAGAAGTATGGTGAGCCTACCCCAGCTGCCCTGGTGGAGTCGGCCATGCGTCACGTCAAGATTTTGCAGGATCTGGACTTCCACAACTTCAAGGTCAGTGTGAAGGCCTCCGATGTCTTCCTGGCGGTGGACGCCTACCGCCTGCTGTCCGACGCCATTGAGCAGCCCATCCACCTGGGGATCACCGAGGCCGGAGGCCAACGCGCCGGCGCGGTGAAGTCCGCCATCGGTCTGGGACTGCTGCTTAACGAAGGGATCGGCGATACCCTGAGGGTATCCCTGGCGGCGGACCCCGTGGAGGAGGTGAAGGTGGGCTTTGATATCCTCAAGAGCCTGCGCATCCGCTCCCGCGGCATCAACTTTATCGCCTGCCCCTCCTGCTCCAGACAGGAGTTCGATGTCATCGGCACCGTCAATGCCCTAGAGCAGCGCCTGGAAGATGTGACCACCGCCCTGGATGTGTCCATCATCGGCTGCGTGGTCAACGGACCCGGTGAAGCCCTGGTGTCGGACCTGGGCCTGGCGGGCAGCAACAGAAAGAGCGGCTTCTATCTCGGCGGTGAACGCCAGAAAGAGCGTCTGGACAACGATCAGCTGGTGGAACTGCTGGAAGAGCGGATTCGCAAGCAGGCTGCCATCAAGGAGCAGCAGATCGCGGTCAAGGAAGTCAAAGAGTAA